A region from the Beduinella massiliensis genome encodes:
- a CDS encoding tripartite tricarboxylate transporter substrate binding protein: protein MKKIVALFVAALMVFACTFALADYPEKAIEIIIPANPGGDTDTTVRAISQSLTEILGQPVVVTNMAGGAGSVAMNEVANRDADGYTVFYHHVDTLLLELLGRMDEGWKWEDALDISAVAGGGNTYCLFVRKDNKKGIETFEDLVAYAKENPYDLTYAVEIGGTLHMHALAMMDALDIEVDCVDLGSASDRNVAFLGGQVDILEALYSQGEEYIESGDFIPLFVFGNERNSNFADIPCSDELGFPFGAEWFYYFGFKKGTDPEIVAKFTEAVGQAIEMEPYSNALALYDFRANFQPGEDGVAFMKGVQEVYRPMAEALMGN from the coding sequence ATGAAAAAAATTGTTGCTCTGTTCGTTGCCGCGTTGATGGTCTTTGCCTGCACCTTCGCGCTCGCAGACTATCCGGAGAAGGCCATCGAGATCATCATCCCGGCAAACCCCGGCGGAGACACCGACACGACGGTTCGCGCCATCTCCCAATCCCTCACCGAGATCCTCGGTCAGCCCGTGGTCGTCACGAATATGGCCGGCGGCGCCGGCTCTGTCGCCATGAACGAAGTGGCGAACCGCGATGCGGACGGTTACACCGTGTTCTATCATCACGTCGACACGCTGCTCCTCGAGCTGCTCGGCCGCATGGACGAGGGATGGAAGTGGGAAGACGCGCTGGACATCTCGGCGGTTGCCGGCGGCGGCAACACCTACTGCCTGTTCGTGCGCAAGGACAATAAAAAGGGCATCGAGACGTTTGAGGATCTGGTCGCCTACGCGAAGGAAAACCCGTACGACCTGACCTACGCGGTTGAAATCGGCGGCACGCTGCACATGCACGCGCTGGCCATGATGGACGCGCTGGACATCGAGGTCGACTGCGTAGACCTCGGCTCCGCGTCCGACCGCAACGTCGCGTTCCTGGGCGGCCAGGTGGACATCCTCGAAGCGCTTTACAGCCAGGGCGAGGAGTACATCGAAAGCGGCGACTTCATCCCGCTGTTCGTCTTCGGCAACGAGCGCAACTCGAACTTTGCGGACATCCCGTGCTCCGACGAGCTGGGATTCCCCTTCGGCGCGGAATGGTTCTACTATTTCGGCTTCAAGAAGGGCACCGATCCGGAAATCGTCGCCAAGTTCACCGAGGCGGTCGGCCAGGCCATCGAGATGGAGCCGTACAGCAACGCGCTGGCGCTGTATGACTTCCGCGCGAACTTCCAGCCGGGCGAGGACGGCGTGGCCTTCATGAAGGGCGTTCAGGAGGTCTATCGTCCGATGGCTGAGGCGCTCATGGGCAACTGA
- a CDS encoding GntR family transcriptional regulator — protein sequence MDFVKIEKVNLVDAVCQQLRDMIVSGRFPEGTKLESENKLAESFSVSRVVIREALQQLRSEKLIVTRQGVGTYVANPTNFTINTQSIDLTEEMYRDFLHFRESVEYSAVSLSKAAATESDFDELDKCVAAMKSTRDDSRVFSDTDYNFHLAVVRCAHNVFLENAVKANRQLLVFVFEAMNELPSADTFGIASHEELATLLRKRDVKGVIRSYDEMGRYNIARLAEFFKNRD from the coding sequence GTCTGCCAGCAGCTTCGGGACATGATCGTTTCGGGAAGATTTCCGGAGGGCACTAAGCTTGAGAGCGAAAACAAGCTCGCTGAATCCTTCAGCGTAAGCCGCGTCGTCATCCGTGAGGCGCTTCAGCAGCTCCGAAGTGAGAAGCTGATCGTCACGCGCCAGGGGGTCGGCACCTACGTAGCCAACCCGACCAACTTTACGATCAACACGCAGTCGATCGACTTGACGGAGGAAATGTATCGCGATTTCCTGCACTTTCGCGAGAGCGTCGAGTACAGCGCCGTGTCCCTTTCAAAAGCCGCGGCGACCGAGAGCGATTTTGATGAGCTGGACAAGTGCGTCGCCGCGATGAAGAGCACGCGCGACGACAGCCGGGTCTTCAGCGACACGGACTATAACTTTCATCTTGCCGTCGTCCGCTGCGCGCACAACGTCTTCCTCGAAAACGCGGTGAAGGCCAACCGTCAGTTGCTCGTGTTTGTCTTTGAGGCGATGAACGAGCTGCCCAGCGCGGACACGTTCGGCATCGCCTCCCACGAAGAGCTCGCGACGCTCCTGCGCAAGCGCGACGTGAAGGGGGTCATCCGGAGCTATGACGAGATGGGGCGCTACAACATCGCCCGCCTCGCCGAGTTTTTCAAGAACAGAGATTGA